In Entelurus aequoreus isolate RoL-2023_Sb linkage group LG13, RoL_Eaeq_v1.1, whole genome shotgun sequence, a genomic segment contains:
- the LOC133663306 gene encoding uncharacterized protein LOC133663306 isoform X3: MIAEYEEEISRIKEENERLLDAVFKTRIESNRSDASEDNVPPEQQKWSFRMEQEWPEPPHIKEEEEDHSITQEGEHLKGLEEFPVIHDLVKSEIDEDKDQKEQKQINSVLLFEIRNGC, from the exons atgatagcagagtacgaggaggagaTTTCTCGAATAAAAGAGGAGAACGAgcgactactggacgctgttttcaagactCGAATAGAGTCAAACAGATCAG acgccAGCGAAGATAATGTTCCCCCTGAGCAGCAGAAGTGGAGTTTCAGGATGGAGCAAGAGTGGCCGGagccccctcacattaaagaagaagaggaggatcaCAGCATCACTCAGGAAGGGGAGCATTTGAAAGGactggaggagttcccagtgattCATGACCTTGTAAAAAGTGAAATTGACGAAGACAAAGATCAAA AGGAGCAAAAGCAAATAAACTCAGTCCTGCTTTTTGAGATACGTAACGGCTGCTGA
- the LOC133663306 gene encoding uncharacterized protein LOC133663306 isoform X2 — MIAEYEEEISRIKEENERLLDAVFKTRIESNRSDASEDNVPPEQQKWSFRMEQEWPEPPHIKEEEEDHSITQEGEHLKGLEEFPVIHDLVKSEIDEDKDQSKDPSSSSTQHMASEADGDHFGASQADNLLAPLSDSDDTTSHSADTDDDDDSADKTCHTSNTHFECSHCDKTYEEQKQINSVLLFEIRNGC, encoded by the exons atgatagcagagtacgaggaggagaTTTCTCGAATAAAAGAGGAGAACGAgcgactactggacgctgttttcaagactCGAATAGAGTCAAACAGATCAG acgccAGCGAAGATAATGTTCCCCCTGAGCAGCAGAAGTGGAGTTTCAGGATGGAGCAAGAGTGGCCGGagccccctcacattaaagaagaagaggaggatcaCAGCATCACTCAGGAAGGGGAGCATTTGAAAGGactggaggagttcccagtgattCATGACCTTGTAAAAAGTGAAATTGACGAAGACAAAGATCAAAGTAAAGacccaagcagcagctcaactcaacacatggcATCCGAGGCAGATGGCGACCACTTTGGAGCATCACAagcagacaacctcttagctccactatcagatagtgacgacacaacgtcacactctgctgacactgatgatgacgaCGACTCAgcagataagacatgtcacactagCAACACGCATTTCGAAtgctctcactgtgacaaaacctatG AGGAGCAAAAGCAAATAAACTCAGTCCTGCTTTTTGAGATACGTAACGGCTGCTGA
- the LOC133663303 gene encoding gastrula zinc finger protein XlCGF8.2DB-like, which produces MCEKTIAEHKEQLSRTKEENERQRQFLDAFLKKHPKLHGADVRKEHQKECSSTVEQDEPKPGHIKEEEEERSISQEGEQLEGLEEFPVIGVIVKSEDKEAEGDQCGASQADNRLAPLSDSDDTTSHSADTDDEDSTDDMTCHTDNTHWECSQCDKTFSANAFLIRHMRRHTGEKPFSCLVCNKRFSRQDYLTRHIRTHTGEKPYSCSVCNKGFHDVSALVNHTRIHTGEKPFICSVCGKSFTYKTQLTSHMKTHTGQKPFSCSICNKDFRQSSALVRHMRGHTGEKPFSCSVCGQRFSQSQSLKTHIRAHTGEKPFPCSVCGKRFTRNTNLMAHTRRHTGEKVLSCSVCDESFSYKYQVNKHKCAGENSSRT; this is translated from the exons ATGTGCGAAAAAACGATAGCCGAGCACAAGGAACAACTTTCtcgaacaaaagaggagaacgagCGACAACGTCAATTCCTGGACGCCTTTTTAAAGAAACATCCAAAATTACACGGGGCAG acgtccgtAAAGAACATCAGAAGGAGTGTAGCTCCACGGTGGAGCAGGATGAGCCAAAGCCCggccacattaaagaggaagaggaggagcgcagcatcagtcaggagggagagcaaCTCGAAGGACTGGAAGAGTTTCCAGTGATTGGTGtcattgtgaagagtgaagacaAAGAAGCTGAGGGAGACCAGTGTGGTGCATCACAAGCAGACAACcgcttagctccactatcagatagtgatgacacaacgtcacactctgctgacactgatgatgaagactctacagATGATATGActtgtcacactgacaacacacattgGGAATGTTCTCAGTGTGACAAAACTTTTAGTGCCAATGCTTTTTTGATAAGACACATGAGAaggcacactggagaaaaacctttttcttgcttAGTCTGCAACAAAAGATTCTCTCGACAGGATTACCtgacaagacacataagaacgcACACTGGGGAAAAACCATACTCCTGCTCAGTCTGCAACAAAGGTTTTCATGATGTCTCAGCGCTGGTTAACCACACacgaatacacactggtgaaaaaccttttatctgctcGGTTTGTGGGAAAAGTTTCACCTATAAGACACAGTTAACAagtcacatgaaaacacacactgggCAGAAACCATTTTCCTGCTCAATCTGCAACAAAGATTTCCGTCAAAGCTCAGCGTTGGTTCGACACATGAGaggacacaccggagaaaaaccctttAGTTGCTCGGTGTGTGGTCAAAGATTTTCTCAAAGTCAAAGTTTGAAAACACACATCCGAGCGCACACGGGTGAGAAGCCTTTTCCCTGTTCGGTCTGCGGGAAAAGATTTACTCGGAATACAAATTTGATGGCACACACAAGAAGACACACTGGGGAGAAAGTGTtaagttgcagtgtgtgtgatgaGAGCTTCTCTTATAAGTATCAGGTtaacaaacacaagtgtgctggtgagaacagcagcaggacTTGA
- the LOC133663306 gene encoding zinc finger protein 569-like isoform X1 — protein sequence MIAEYEEEISRIKEENERLLDAVFKTRIESNRSDASEDNVPPEQQKWSFRMEQEWPEPPHIKEEEEDHSITQEGEHLKGLEEFPVIHDLVKSEIDEDKDQSKDPSSSSTQHMASEADGDHFGASQADNLLAPLSDSDDTTSHSADTDDDDDSADKTCHTSNTHFECSHCDKTYGKKGNLKRHMICHTGEKHFPCSVCGKSFFHKSHLKEHTRIHTGEKPFPCSVCGKRFTKKHGLKRHTRTHTGEKPFPCSVCGKRFTKKDGLTRHTRTHTGEEPFSCLVCGQRFSQKITLIGHIRTHTGEYPLNA from the exons atgatagcagagtacgaggaggagaTTTCTCGAATAAAAGAGGAGAACGAgcgactactggacgctgttttcaagactCGAATAGAGTCAAACAGATCAG acgccAGCGAAGATAATGTTCCCCCTGAGCAGCAGAAGTGGAGTTTCAGGATGGAGCAAGAGTGGCCGGagccccctcacattaaagaagaagaggaggatcaCAGCATCACTCAGGAAGGGGAGCATTTGAAAGGactggaggagttcccagtgattCATGACCTTGTAAAAAGTGAAATTGACGAAGACAAAGATCAAAGTAAAGacccaagcagcagctcaactcaacacatggcATCCGAGGCAGATGGCGACCACTTTGGAGCATCACAagcagacaacctcttagctccactatcagatagtgacgacacaacgtcacactctgctgacactgatgatgacgaCGACTCAgcagataagacatgtcacactagCAACACGCATTTCGAAtgctctcactgtgacaaaacctatGGTAAAAAGGGTAATCTGAAAAGACATATGATATgtcacactggagagaaacattTTCCTTGCTCAGTCTGTGGTAAAAGTTTTTTTCATAAATCCCATTTAAAAGAACACACAAgaatacacacaggagaaaaaccttttcctTGCTCTGTTTGTGGTAAAAGATTTACTAAAAAACACGGTTTAAAgagacatacaagaacacacactggagaaaaaccttttcctTGCTCGGTGTGTGGCAAAAGATTTACTAAAAAAGATGGTTTAACgagacacacacgaacacacactggagaggaGCCTTTTTCCTGCTTAGTTTGTGGTCAAAGGTTTTCTCAGAAGATAACTTTGATtggacacataagaacacacactggagaatatCCACTGAATGCGTGA